A region from the Melioribacter roseus P3M-2 genome encodes:
- a CDS encoding response regulator, whose translation MEEQEVKKPRILIAEGDQDNRHFLTLYLKKYFSADTCDSAEGLYELLSQNDYDIILMDIALKGNKDGIQLIQELKNNEAYSQIPILCYTTFAMNRDRINALNAGCDMYLTKPTDIKTLLYYLFTLLKKKGKNFTAPVINGFAY comes from the coding sequence ATGGAAGAACAAGAAGTAAAAAAACCTAGAATTTTAATTGCAGAGGGAGACCAGGACAACAGACATTTTCTGACGCTCTATTTAAAAAAATATTTCTCGGCAGACACATGCGATTCCGCGGAGGGACTCTATGAACTCCTTTCGCAAAACGATTACGACATAATACTGATGGACATCGCATTAAAAGGCAACAAGGACGGTATTCAATTAATTCAGGAATTAAAGAACAACGAAGCTTATTCGCAAATACCGATTTTATGCTATACCACATTTGCAATGAACCGCGACAGGATTAACGCTCTCAATGCCGGTTGCGATATGTATCTTACAAAACCGACGGACATTAAAACTCTTCTTTATTACCTTTTTACTCTACTGAAGAAGAAAGGGAAAAATTTCACCGCTCCCGTAATCAACGGCTTTGCATACTGA
- a CDS encoding sensor histidine kinase: MFFWYVILPMRKRHEKEEKTMQLRQAELMALFASLAPDPVFRVDKASNIILANDAAHKVFPFEVLLGTKISEVLPFTKDLDIYEMIKRDITINYTTQINQNFFQFKISGISSLEICQIYGRDITELKRSEKELQEALRKAEESQKLKEFFLSQISHEVRSPLNVIIGFSNMLLEEAKSSNDPDMKEIYLSIINNSKRLYRTFDLLLNMSQIQTGTFNLRFERIDVLPIIKSLTNEFATYAEEKRVILKVVPLTEDTFITADHYSVNQIFSHLIDNAIKYSENGNVDIILRRDDNYFYVDVKDNGIGMPPEYIEKLFTPFSQANMSYSKPFEGTGLGLALVKNLLDINNAKIEVKSELGTGSIFTVIFEGNSYGRTRSKKT; encoded by the coding sequence ATGTTTTTCTGGTACGTAATTCTCCCTATGCGGAAACGCCACGAAAAAGAAGAAAAGACGATGCAGCTGCGTCAGGCGGAATTGATGGCTCTCTTTGCGAGTCTTGCCCCCGACCCGGTATTCCGCGTGGATAAAGCAAGCAATATAATACTGGCAAACGACGCCGCTCATAAGGTCTTTCCTTTCGAAGTTCTGCTCGGCACGAAAATCTCCGAAGTCCTCCCGTTTACGAAAGACCTCGACATTTACGAAATGATCAAGCGGGACATAACGATTAATTATACTACTCAAATCAATCAGAATTTTTTCCAATTCAAGATAAGCGGTATTTCGAGTCTCGAAATTTGCCAGATATACGGACGAGACATAACCGAGCTTAAGCGGTCGGAAAAAGAACTCCAGGAAGCGCTGCGTAAAGCCGAAGAGTCGCAAAAATTAAAAGAATTTTTCCTGTCGCAAATATCGCACGAGGTGCGTTCTCCGTTGAACGTTATTATCGGCTTTTCCAATATGCTGCTCGAAGAAGCCAAAAGCAGCAACGACCCCGACATGAAAGAAATCTACCTTTCGATTATCAACAACAGCAAACGGCTCTATCGCACATTCGACTTGTTGTTGAATATGTCGCAAATTCAAACGGGCACATTCAATTTGCGTTTTGAACGGATTGACGTGCTGCCGATAATAAAATCTTTGACGAATGAATTTGCGACCTACGCTGAAGAGAAACGGGTTATATTAAAAGTAGTTCCGCTTACCGAAGATACTTTTATTACGGCGGATCATTATTCCGTAAATCAGATCTTTTCTCACCTTATCGACAACGCCATCAAATATTCCGAAAACGGAAACGTGGATATTATATTGCGCAGAGACGACAATTATTTCTATGTCGACGTTAAAGACAACGGCATAGGAATGCCTCCCGAATATATTGAAAAATTATTCACTCCGTTTTCGCAGGCAAACATGTCATACTCCAAGCCTTTCGAAGGTACCGGCTTGGGTTTGGCTTTAGTTAAAAATCTTTTGGACATTAATAACGCCAAAATAGAAGTGAAGAGCGAGCTGGGTACCGGCTCGATATTCACCGTTATTTTTGAGGGTAACAGTTATGGAAGAACAAGAAGTAAAAAAACCTAG
- the metK gene encoding methionine adenosyltransferase, which translates to MSYLFTSESVSEGHPDKVCDAISDGVLDAVMKNDPNGRVACETFVTTGLVVVGGEITTDAYIDIEDIVRTTIRNIGYTKAEYKFDAESCGVINAIHSQSPDIAMGVNKGGAGDQGIMFGYACDQTPEFMPMPLMFAHKLVKRLADVRKNSPDEMPYLRPDSKSQVTIEFEDDGTPKRVDAVVISTQHDPGVSQKKIKADVIDNIVKKVIPAELLDKRTKYYVNPTGRFEIGGPHGDTGLTGRKIIVDTYGGWAPHGGGAFSGKDPSKVDRSATYAARHIAKNVVAAGLAKECLFQIAYAIGVKEPVSVYVNTNGTGVIPDKELAKLIKKEIDLTPNGIIERLKLRRPIYQKTAAYGHFGRNEKEFTWEKLDLVSTLKKLVK; encoded by the coding sequence ATGTCATACTTGTTCACATCCGAATCCGTCTCCGAAGGGCATCCGGATAAAGTGTGCGATGCAATATCGGACGGAGTATTAGACGCAGTAATGAAAAACGACCCGAACGGAAGGGTAGCGTGCGAAACTTTTGTTACGACCGGACTGGTAGTCGTCGGGGGAGAAATTACTACCGACGCATACATCGATATCGAAGACATTGTAAGAACGACAATAAGAAATATCGGTTATACAAAAGCCGAATATAAATTCGACGCGGAATCGTGCGGAGTAATCAATGCAATTCATTCGCAATCCCCGGATATCGCAATGGGAGTAAACAAAGGCGGCGCCGGCGACCAGGGAATAATGTTCGGATACGCCTGCGATCAAACTCCGGAGTTTATGCCGATGCCTTTGATGTTTGCTCATAAACTCGTTAAACGCCTTGCGGACGTCAGAAAAAACAGCCCCGATGAAATGCCTTATCTGAGACCCGATTCTAAATCGCAGGTGACTATCGAATTTGAAGACGACGGAACTCCTAAAAGAGTCGACGCGGTTGTGATTTCGACGCAGCACGATCCCGGCGTTAGCCAGAAAAAAATCAAAGCTGACGTAATTGATAATATCGTTAAAAAAGTTATTCCCGCCGAATTGCTCGACAAGAGAACCAAATATTATGTCAATCCTACGGGACGATTTGAAATCGGCGGACCACACGGCGACACCGGTTTGACCGGCAGAAAAATCATCGTGGATACTTACGGCGGATGGGCTCCTCACGGCGGGGGCGCTTTTTCAGGCAAAGACCCGTCGAAAGTAGACAGGAGCGCCACTTACGCCGCTCGACATATTGCAAAAAATGTTGTGGCTGCAGGTCTTGCAAAAGAATGTCTGTTCCAGATTGCATATGCCATCGGCGTTAAAGAACCCGTTTCGGTGTATGTAAATACGAACGGCACGGGCGTTATTCCGGATAAAGAACTGGCAAAACTAATAAAAAAAGAAATCGACCTTACGCCGAACGGCATAATCGAACGATTGAAACTGAGAAGACCGATTTATCAAAAGACAGCCGCTTACGGCCATTTCGGAAGAAACGAAAAAGAATTTACGTGGGAAAAACTCGATCTGGTATCAACACTAAAAAAACTCGTTAAATAA
- a CDS encoding adenosylhomocysteinase — protein MDFKEGKYKVRDIKLAAEGRKKIEWAESRMPVMMELREKYSKTKPLKGFKIAGCLHVTKETAVLVETLKAAGAKVSWSGCNPLSTQDEIAAALAKSGIEIYAWHGQNVKEFYWSIEQTLKMKPNLTLDDGADLIFTVHNKYPELAKNIVGGTEETTTGVHRLRAMAAAKKLLYPVIAVNDAETKWDFDNVYGTGQSSIDGILRATSVLLAGKNFVVAGYGHCGRGVAMRAAGMGANVIVTEVKPTAALKAALEGFRVMPMDEAAKIGDIFITATGVKDVIVSKHFKSMKDGAIVCNTGHYDCEINIPHLEKLKKSKRTVRPNNEEYTLKNGRRIYLLAQGRLVNLAAAEGHPSEVMDMSFANQFMSQLRLAEVKMKGIKLEPDVIDIPEEQDQEIAMIKLKTMGYKIDKLTREQVKYINDYSAGT, from the coding sequence ATGGATTTCAAAGAAGGAAAGTATAAAGTACGCGATATTAAATTAGCCGCCGAAGGCAGAAAAAAAATCGAATGGGCGGAATCGAGAATGCCGGTGATGATGGAACTCCGAGAAAAGTATTCGAAGACAAAACCATTGAAAGGATTCAAGATTGCCGGGTGTCTTCACGTGACAAAAGAGACGGCAGTGCTCGTCGAAACGTTGAAAGCCGCCGGAGCTAAAGTCAGCTGGAGCGGCTGCAATCCGTTGTCGACACAGGACGAAATTGCCGCAGCGCTGGCAAAAAGCGGCATCGAAATTTATGCCTGGCACGGACAGAACGTTAAGGAATTCTACTGGTCGATTGAACAAACATTAAAAATGAAACCCAATCTTACGCTCGACGACGGCGCCGATTTGATTTTTACCGTTCATAATAAATATCCTGAACTGGCAAAGAATATTGTCGGCGGAACGGAAGAGACAACAACGGGAGTTCACAGACTGCGCGCAATGGCTGCCGCAAAGAAACTGCTCTATCCGGTTATTGCCGTTAACGACGCCGAAACGAAATGGGATTTCGACAATGTTTACGGAACGGGTCAATCTTCTATCGACGGTATATTAAGAGCCACTTCGGTTTTGCTTGCGGGCAAGAATTTCGTTGTCGCCGGATACGGTCATTGCGGACGAGGCGTAGCAATGAGAGCCGCCGGAATGGGCGCCAATGTGATCGTTACGGAAGTTAAACCGACCGCCGCTCTGAAAGCCGCGCTCGAAGGCTTCCGGGTTATGCCGATGGACGAAGCTGCAAAAATCGGAGATATATTTATAACTGCAACCGGAGTTAAGGATGTAATCGTTTCAAAGCATTTCAAGAGTATGAAAGACGGGGCGATTGTCTGCAATACCGGGCATTACGACTGCGAAATCAATATTCCGCATCTCGAAAAACTGAAGAAATCCAAAAGAACCGTGCGACCGAATAACGAAGAATACACGCTCAAAAACGGTAGACGTATCTATTTACTGGCGCAGGGCAGACTCGTAAACCTTGCAGCCGCCGAAGGACATCCTTCCGAAGTGATGGATATGTCGTTTGCAAATCAGTTTATGTCGCAGCTCCGCTTGGCGGAAGTTAAAATGAAAGGCATTAAACTTGAACCGGATGTAATCGATATTCCTGAAGAACAGGATCAGGAAATAGCAATGATCAAACTGAAAACGATGGGTTACAAAATAGACAAATTGACCAGAGAACAGGTTAAATACATCAACGATTACAGCGCCGGTACGTAA
- a CDS encoding nitroreductase family protein: protein MNIECRTKVSELLAERYSPYDFSGEEVPSEDIKALLEAARLAPSSYNEQPWKFYVGFKGDNIYNSLLDSLFDSNKTWAAKAPVMIGVTGRRNLSLNGKKNNYTEYDVGQAVAFLTLEAMERDIYLHQMGGFDRNKFAESFNLNEDEKPVVVIALGYKDENNPRRKGRKELKEIVATERNIF, encoded by the coding sequence TTGAACATTGAATGCAGAACAAAAGTATCGGAATTGTTAGCCGAAAGATACAGTCCATACGATTTTTCCGGCGAAGAGGTCCCATCGGAAGATATAAAAGCGCTGCTCGAAGCTGCGCGCCTGGCTCCTTCGTCATACAATGAACAACCGTGGAAATTTTATGTCGGTTTCAAAGGCGATAACATATACAATTCCTTGCTCGACTCGCTTTTCGACAGCAATAAAACGTGGGCGGCAAAAGCTCCCGTTATGATTGGAGTTACGGGCAGAAGGAATCTTTCCCTCAACGGCAAGAAGAATAATTATACTGAATACGATGTCGGCCAGGCGGTCGCATTTTTAACGTTGGAAGCGATGGAACGCGATATCTACTTACATCAAATGGGAGGATTCGACAGGAATAAATTTGCTGAAAGTTTTAATCTCAATGAAGACGAAAAACCCGTCGTAGTTATTGCGCTCGGTTATAAAGACGAAAATAATCCGCGAAGAAAAGGCAGAAAAGAATTAAAAGAAATAGTCGCGACTGAAAGAAACATTTTTTGA
- a CDS encoding lipoprotein — translation MNKNYCLLILFLGYTLIPAQDTLVWKLNNPDTVGNFKTSYLTDRPSVINTEYGEALIFDGVDDGILVNANPLGNADSFTIEVFFRPDSSSDISNYEQRFIHIKNSDDSRRILIELRLKKNRWTLDTFIKNGDSKCTLIDTSIWHEAGKWYKAALSYTKGIMKHSVNGREGMRGKIDFEPIGDNGTISIGVRQNKKSWFKGIIREIKFIR, via the coding sequence ATGAACAAAAACTATTGCCTGCTAATTTTATTCTTGGGCTATACGCTCATTCCTGCTCAGGACACTCTGGTCTGGAAACTTAATAATCCGGATACTGTCGGGAATTTCAAAACTTCGTATCTTACAGATCGCCCTTCCGTAATAAACACTGAATACGGAGAGGCTCTCATTTTCGACGGAGTCGACGACGGAATCTTGGTCAACGCCAATCCGCTCGGCAATGCGGACAGTTTTACGATCGAAGTTTTTTTCCGGCCGGATTCGTCGTCGGACATTTCTAATTACGAACAACGTTTTATCCATATCAAAAACAGCGACGATTCAAGAAGGATTTTAATCGAACTCCGTTTGAAGAAAAACAGATGGACGCTCGACACCTTTATTAAAAACGGGGATTCGAAATGCACGCTAATCGATACTTCAATTTGGCACGAAGCGGGCAAATGGTACAAAGCGGCGCTGTCTTACACGAAAGGTATTATGAAGCATTCTGTTAACGGTCGAGAGGGGATGAGAGGGAAAATCGATTTCGAGCCGATCGGCGACAACGGTACGATTTCAATAGGAGTAAGACAAAACAAAAAATCTTGGTTCAAAGGCATAATCAGGGAGATTAAATTCATCCGATAA
- the pyk gene encoding pyruvate kinase has translation MKTLFAKTKILATLGPASDSRERLEALIDAGTDGIRLNFSHGNKEYFTRLFNLIHDICVEKSLPIPILVDLQGPKIRIGELTEPEIEINTGDTIEITTDDIPGTKEIISTSYKDLIKDAKKDETILIDDGLIKLRVTEKKKNRLVCTILEGGILKPRKGMNLPGMKLSAPSVTEKDYENLEFALQYRVDFIALSFVRRAEDIRGLRKWLNDRGYTIPLIAKIEKQEAVDNFEEILKESDGIMVARGDLGVELGPHLVPVIQKKIIRRCNEAGKLVITATQMLESMIHNPVPTRAEASDIANAVWDGTDVVMLSGETSVGKYPVDAVRIMNEILLTTESDPGMRKKTKYEKPENIFENMVDATGAGITQISDQLNASAIVIFTHFGSKANIISKFRPNASIFAISDKFETLNTLNLHWGIKPFYLSHISDEDSAIRESMKLLKEKT, from the coding sequence ATGAAAACGTTATTTGCAAAGACAAAAATATTAGCCACGCTCGGACCGGCTTCCGATTCCAGAGAGCGGCTTGAAGCATTGATCGACGCTGGCACGGACGGTATTCGTCTTAATTTTTCACACGGAAACAAAGAATATTTCACACGACTATTCAATTTAATTCACGACATTTGCGTGGAAAAATCGCTTCCGATTCCGATTTTAGTCGATCTGCAGGGACCCAAAATCCGAATCGGAGAGCTTACCGAACCGGAGATTGAAATTAATACCGGCGACACAATCGAAATAACCACCGACGATATTCCCGGCACAAAAGAGATAATTTCCACCAGTTATAAAGACTTAATCAAAGATGCAAAAAAAGACGAGACGATTTTAATCGACGACGGACTTATAAAACTCAGAGTTACCGAAAAGAAAAAGAACAGACTTGTCTGCACAATCCTCGAAGGCGGAATATTAAAGCCTCGCAAAGGGATGAACTTACCGGGAATGAAATTGAGCGCTCCTTCGGTAACGGAAAAGGATTACGAGAATCTCGAATTCGCTCTACAGTACCGGGTCGATTTTATCGCTCTTTCATTCGTGCGCCGGGCGGAAGATATAAGAGGTTTGCGCAAATGGTTAAATGACAGAGGCTATACAATCCCGTTGATTGCCAAAATCGAAAAACAGGAAGCGGTCGACAACTTCGAAGAAATTCTGAAAGAATCCGACGGCATTATGGTTGCTAGAGGCGATCTCGGCGTCGAACTCGGTCCGCATCTTGTTCCGGTAATACAGAAAAAGATAATCAGAAGATGCAACGAAGCCGGAAAACTCGTCATTACCGCCACTCAAATGCTCGAATCGATGATTCACAATCCCGTGCCCACCCGAGCCGAAGCATCCGACATTGCAAATGCTGTTTGGGACGGGACAGACGTTGTTATGCTGAGCGGCGAAACGTCGGTGGGCAAATATCCGGTCGACGCCGTTAGAATTATGAACGAAATTCTTTTGACTACGGAATCCGACCCCGGTATGCGAAAAAAAACCAAATACGAAAAGCCGGAAAACATTTTCGAAAATATGGTCGACGCAACCGGAGCAGGCATAACGCAAATTTCGGATCAACTGAACGCCTCCGCAATTGTAATTTTTACCCATTTCGGTTCGAAAGCAAATATCATTTCCAAATTCAGACCGAACGCCTCGATTTTTGCAATTTCGGACAAGTTTGAAACTTTGAATACATTGAATCTCCACTGGGGAATTAAACCTTTTTATCTTTCGCATATCAGCGACGAGGATTCCGCAATCAGGGAATCGATGAAGCTGCTTAAAGAAAAAACTTGA
- a CDS encoding sugar nucleotidyltransferase has protein sequence MRAVIPAAGFGTRLKPHTHSLPKVMLNVGGKPIIGHIVDKLIQEGINKATFIIGYMGEKIVDYINGEYPLIDARFVEQEELLGLGHAIYVALKDQGDEDIFIILGDTIFDFDLKKGFEKNTTALGVKQVEDPSRFGVAVCQNDTIVKLIEKPQTPISKLALVGLYYIKNTPLLKKCLAELIDKNIRTRGEYQLTDALQLMIDKGEVIKTFDVEGWYDCGKPETLLETNRFLLSKNGTHKKFDNAVVIEPVYIDDKAEVINSVIGPYATISKGCKITDSIIRNSIIGEGAVIDKSMLENSIIGSNAAVKGNFKKLNTGDSSEIEYY, from the coding sequence TTGAGAGCTGTAATTCCGGCAGCGGGTTTCGGAACACGATTAAAACCTCACACGCATTCGCTTCCCAAAGTCATGCTCAATGTGGGCGGAAAGCCTATCATCGGGCATATCGTCGACAAACTGATTCAGGAAGGCATAAATAAAGCCACGTTTATTATCGGCTATATGGGCGAAAAAATAGTCGATTATATCAACGGCGAATATCCTCTGATCGACGCCAGATTTGTAGAACAGGAAGAATTGCTCGGACTCGGACACGCAATTTATGTAGCGCTGAAAGATCAGGGAGACGAAGATATTTTCATTATTCTGGGCGATACGATTTTCGATTTCGATTTGAAAAAAGGATTCGAGAAAAACACAACCGCGCTTGGAGTAAAGCAGGTCGAAGATCCTTCGCGTTTTGGCGTGGCGGTTTGTCAAAACGATACGATCGTTAAACTCATAGAAAAACCTCAAACGCCGATTTCGAAACTGGCTCTCGTCGGATTATACTATATTAAAAACACTCCTCTTCTGAAAAAATGTCTCGCCGAGTTAATCGATAAAAACATCCGCACACGCGGAGAATATCAATTGACTGACGCATTGCAATTGATGATCGACAAAGGCGAGGTTATTAAGACGTTCGATGTAGAAGGCTGGTATGACTGCGGCAAACCCGAAACACTTCTCGAGACCAATCGGTTTCTGCTGTCGAAAAACGGGACGCATAAAAAATTTGACAATGCGGTTGTCATCGAGCCGGTTTATATCGACGATAAAGCTGAAGTGATAAATTCCGTGATTGGTCCGTATGCCACTATTTCCAAAGGCTGTAAAATTACCGACTCGATAATCAGAAATTCGATTATCGGCGAAGGCGCCGTGATCGACAAAAGTATGCTCGAAAACTCAATAATTGGCAGCAATGCAGCGGTTAAAGGAAATTTCAAAAAATTGAATACCGGCGATTCATCCGAAATTGAATATTATTAA
- the amrS gene encoding AmmeMemoRadiSam system radical SAM enzyme, with protein sequence MDRAAGIKYKPAKWWSLNDKGKILCTLCPRYCTIGNNQAGFCYIRQNIDGKLYTLGYGHPTGFAIDPIEKKPLFHFMPGSKILSFGTAGCNLGCKFCQNWSISKAKLDAINSVEASPEDVVNIALKYKTPSIAFTYNDPVIFGEYVIDISRLARERNIKTVMVTAGYIDKEARKEVFQYIDAANVDLKAFTEEFYHKLTFSHLQPVLDTLQWLHNETDVWFEITTLLIPGENDSGDEIKRMCEWILKNLSDRVPLHFTAFHPDFKMRNKPPTPPSTLVHARNIALNMGIKYCYTGNVHNIEGQTTYCPECGNAVIKRDWHSILEISLTEGRCNYCSTKIDGRFFLL encoded by the coding sequence ATGGATAGAGCGGCTGGCATAAAATACAAACCCGCCAAATGGTGGTCGTTAAACGATAAGGGCAAAATCCTCTGTACGCTCTGTCCGCGTTATTGCACAATCGGTAACAATCAAGCCGGCTTTTGCTACATCCGCCAAAATATCGACGGCAAACTTTATACGCTCGGATACGGACATCCGACCGGATTTGCCATCGATCCGATAGAAAAGAAACCTCTGTTTCATTTTATGCCCGGCAGTAAAATTCTCAGTTTCGGCACAGCCGGCTGCAATCTCGGTTGCAAATTTTGTCAAAACTGGTCGATAAGCAAAGCAAAACTCGACGCAATCAATTCCGTTGAAGCTTCTCCCGAAGACGTGGTAAATATCGCGTTGAAATATAAAACGCCTTCGATAGCGTTCACATATAACGATCCGGTAATTTTCGGCGAGTATGTAATCGATATTTCAAGGCTTGCGCGCGAACGGAACATTAAAACGGTTATGGTTACGGCGGGATATATCGACAAGGAAGCCCGCAAGGAAGTTTTTCAATATATCGACGCGGCAAATGTGGATCTGAAAGCTTTTACGGAAGAATTTTATCATAAGCTTACATTCTCGCATCTTCAACCCGTGCTCGACACGCTGCAATGGCTTCACAACGAAACTGACGTCTGGTTCGAAATTACGACGCTTTTAATTCCGGGCGAAAACGACTCCGGAGACGAGATTAAAAGAATGTGCGAGTGGATATTAAAAAATCTGAGCGACCGCGTACCGCTTCATTTTACGGCTTTCCATCCGGATTTCAAAATGAGAAACAAGCCTCCGACTCCGCCTTCAACGCTCGTTCATGCCCGTAATATCGCGCTTAATATGGGAATAAAGTATTGTTACACGGGCAACGTTCACAACATCGAAGGACAAACGACTTACTGTCCCGAATGCGGAAATGCGGTTATTAAAAGGGATTGGCACTCAATTCTTGAAATTTCACTTACGGAAGGACGTTGTAACTACTGTTCAACAAAAATCGACGGAAGATTTTTTTTATTATGA